In Thermoplasmatales archaeon, one genomic interval encodes:
- a CDS encoding response regulator, with the protein MLSKLSNRKLMLVIEDDELIQDLIKRYLANSNVEIVPAYDGNEGVEKYKYLIERGKRPDIVVVDIGLPFKNGIEATKEILSIDPSAKIYGFTAFYGTEKAKKLLEAGAKKIISRSLGFETFRNIIEEELKKEEIVK; encoded by the coding sequence ATGCTATCAAAGCTCTCGAACAGAAAATTAATGCTTGTAATTGAAGATGACGAATTAATACAAGATTTGATAAAAAGATATTTAGCTAATTCAAATGTTGAAATAGTCCCCGCTTATGATGGAAATGAAGGAGTTGAAAAATACAAATATTTGATTGAAAGAGGAAAAAGACCAGATATTGTTGTAGTTGACATAGGTTTGCCATTTAAAAACGGAATTGAAGCTACCAAAGAAATTTTAAGTATTGATCCTTCCGCAAAAATTTATGGTTTTACCGCATTTTATGGAACTGAAAAAGCTAAAAAACTGCTTGAAGCGGGAGCAAAGAAGATAATATCTCGCTCTCTCGGTTTTGAAACCTTTAGAAATATTATAGAAGAAGAGCTAAAAAAAGAAGAAATAGTTAAGTAA
- a CDS encoding nitroreductase family protein, with the protein MKKLIFLTALLFFSTNLPMNGEYIYLPPPHLPEILLEDAISRRVSIREFSEREISLENISSLLWATNLVASADRRASVNIYVIMEGGVYRYIPSNHSLKIFRKGDFRWVGDYDTAYLKIGLTWNKSCGKNENFSAFQMGSIGQNIYFISNSLNLGTVTTAGKAYELYYIGLPIDEKPLIIMPVGYPSRPYNFYYSPYNTSLPFPGNGSKNLVDAMLEKNREEFLYGELNEREISQLLWASYGYSYFFDALHGRRHRTVPSSHATYPLEIFFANSSGFFHYLPENHSLELVIDEDVRGEIWPSWARNANLFFIYLNLSKAGESWAWYYEAGAIWQNLLLEATSLNLSANVIPNFEIGDKLKFEGLKALLVMEVGKKYGDDFEKPVVRIVYPEEKFIYILGKKLIPSKNTIIIGGIEAEIEVKDDALLIVEYRVNGKIIGEGYKGAFSIKLPHSLIKKSYFEAIAFDYSGNKASDGIEYLKIL; encoded by the coding sequence ATGAAGAAATTAATCTTCTTAACCGCATTATTGTTTTTTTCTACAAATCTCCCTATGAATGGTGAATATATCTATTTACCCCCTCCTCACCTTCCAGAAATTTTACTTGAAGATGCTATTTCAAGAAGAGTTTCAATAAGAGAATTTTCTGAAAGAGAAATATCTCTTGAAAATATTTCCTCGCTTTTATGGGCAACTAACCTTGTAGCGAGCGCGGATAGACGCGCCTCCGTGAATATTTATGTAATAATGGAGGGAGGGGTCTACAGATACATTCCTTCAAATCATTCCCTTAAAATTTTCAGGAAAGGAGATTTTAGATGGGTCGGAGATTATGACACCGCATATCTTAAAATAGGGCTGACATGGAATAAAAGCTGTGGGAAAAATGAGAATTTTTCAGCATTTCAAATGGGGAGTATAGGGCAAAACATATACTTTATTTCAAACTCCCTCAATTTAGGAACAGTAACAACCGCTGGAAAAGCATATGAATTATATTACATAGGCCTACCAATTGATGAAAAGCCACTCATTATCATGCCAGTTGGTTACCCATCCAGACCCTACAATTTTTATTACTCTCCTTACAACACTTCTCTCCCATTTCCAGGAAACGGGAGCAAAAATTTAGTTGATGCAATGCTTGAAAAGAACAGAGAAGAATTTTTATATGGCGAGTTAAATGAAAGAGAAATATCCCAGTTGCTATGGGCTTCATATGGTTACTCCTACTTCTTCGATGCCCTTCACGGCCGGCGCCACCGCACCGTCCCGAGCTCCCATGCAACATACCCACTTGAGATATTCTTTGCAAATTCTTCTGGTTTCTTCCATTATTTGCCAGAAAATCATTCCCTTGAGCTGGTGATTGATGAAGATGTGAGGGGAGAGATTTGGCCATCTTGGGCAAGAAATGCAAATCTGTTTTTTATCTATCTGAATTTAAGTAAGGCAGGTGAATCGTGGGCATGGTATTATGAAGCGGGCGCAATCTGGCAGAATTTATTGCTCGAAGCAACTTCTCTTAATCTCTCCGCCAATGTTATTCCTAATTTTGAAATCGGTGATAAACTTAAATTTGAGGGATTAAAGGCATTGCTAGTCATGGAGGTCGGGAAAAAATATGGAGATGATTTTGAAAAACCCGTGGTAAGAATAGTTTATCCAGAAGAAAAATTTATTTATATCCTCGGTAAGAAGTTGATACCTTCAAAAAATACAATCATAATAGGAGGAATTGAAGCAGAAATTGAAGTAAAGGATGATGCCTTGTTAATAGTTGAGTATAGAGTAAATGGAAAAATTATAGGAGAAGGATATAAAGGAGCATTCTCGATTAAGTTACCTCATTCATTGATCAAAAAATCCTATTTTGAAGCAATTGCATTTGATTACTCAGGAAATAAGGCAAGTGATGGAATAGAATATTTAAAGATTTTATGA
- a CDS encoding dihydroorotate dehydrogenase electron transfer subunit translates to MQVCKIEKIVEESPIHKTFFFCCNELKKAKPGQFVMIWIPGIDEIPMSLSYIGDFQAITVEKVGEATEKLHKMKEGDKIGVRGPYGKGFSEIGKKALFVAGGTGIAPIMPLIRKYKGEKHVIIGARNKDLLIFLDEIEDFAEIYISTDDGSIGFKGFASEVAEKLIEEENFDVVYTCGPEIMMKKIFELCRKNKIRMQASLERYMKCGVGICDSCAIDGYHVCKDGPVFDEKDLERMKDFGKFRRNEAGRKIKI, encoded by the coding sequence ATGCAAGTTTGCAAAATAGAAAAAATTGTTGAAGAATCTCCCATTCATAAAACATTTTTTTTCTGTTGCAATGAATTAAAAAAAGCAAAGCCAGGGCAATTTGTAATGATCTGGATTCCTGGAATTGATGAAATACCAATGTCACTGAGCTATATTGGAGATTTTCAGGCAATAACTGTAGAGAAAGTAGGAGAAGCAACGGAAAAACTGCATAAAATGAAGGAAGGAGATAAAATCGGGGTGAGAGGACCATATGGAAAAGGTTTCTCAGAGATTGGGAAAAAAGCTCTATTTGTTGCGGGCGGAACAGGGATTGCGCCTATTATGCCACTTATAAGAAAATATAAAGGGGAAAAGCATGTGATAATTGGTGCAAGAAATAAAGATTTGCTGATATTTTTGGATGAAATTGAGGATTTTGCTGAAATCTATATTTCAACAGATGATGGAAGCATTGGCTTTAAAGGATTTGCCAGCGAGGTTGCTGAAAAATTGATTGAGGAAGAAAATTTTGATGTTGTATATACTTGCGGGCCCGAAATAATGATGAAAAAAATTTTTGAACTTTGCAGAAAAAATAAAATAAGGATGCAGGCGAGCCTTGAAAGATATATGAAATGCGGGGTTGGAATATGTGATTCATGTGCAATAGATGGATATCATGTATGCAAAGATGGCCCTGTTTTTGATGAAAAAGATTTGGAAAGGATGAAGGATTTTGGGAAATTCAGAAGGAATGAGGCGGGGAGGAAAATAAAGATATAG
- a CDS encoding NUDIX hydrolase, which produces MKPSIAVDGILIKDNKILLIKRKNEPFKDKWALPGGFVEYGEKVEDAIFREFKEETGMNVRIKKLFGVYSDPNRDPRGHIISIVFLLASDDEPVAGDDAIDARFFDLNSLPDLAFDHKKIIEEVIKHGV; this is translated from the coding sequence ATGAAGCCGAGCATTGCGGTTGATGGGATATTAATAAAGGATAATAAGATTCTCCTGATAAAGAGAAAGAATGAGCCATTTAAAGATAAATGGGCCTTGCCAGGAGGATTTGTTGAATATGGTGAGAAAGTAGAGGATGCGATATTCAGGGAATTCAAGGAAGAAACTGGAATGAATGTAAGAATTAAAAAATTGTTTGGAGTTTATTCTGATCCAAATAGAGATCCAAGAGGACATATAATATCCATTGTATTTTTACTTGCCTCAGACGATGAGCCAGTAGCGGGAGATGATGCAATTGATGCAAGATTTTTTGATTTAAATAGCTTGCCGGATTTAGCTTTCGATCATAAAAAAATAATAGAAGAGGTGATAAAACATGGAGTGTAG